A genomic region of Pseudopipra pipra isolate bDixPip1 chromosome W, bDixPip1.hap1, whole genome shotgun sequence contains the following coding sequences:
- the LOC135405603 gene encoding zinc finger protein 239-like, translated as MHTGERPYTCGECGKSFSRSSNLCTHRRIHTGERPYKCFKCGKRFQTSSNLLLHEQTHTDERPFRCMDCGKGFKRNSNLLTHGRIHTGEKPYKCGECGKSFSRSSHLLRHQHIHTGERPYTCGKCGKSFSDSSNLRSHQRIHTGERPYTCGECGKSFRESSTLHVHQRIHTGERPYKCLDCGKRFQTSSYLLKHKQAHTGKWAFHCTDCGKGFNQNSNLVTHQHIHTGQRPYKCGECGKSFPQSCHLTRHQRTHR; from the exons atgcacactggggaacggccctacacgtgtggggaatgtgggaagagcttcagccgtAGCTCCAATCTCTGCacccaccgtcgcatccacactggagaacggccctacaagtgctttaaatgtgggaagaggtttcagaccagctcaaatctcctcctgcatgagcagacacacacggatgagaggcccttccgctgcatGGACTGCGGGAAGGGATTCAAGCGGAActccaacctcctcacccacgggcgcatccacactggggagaaaCCCTACAAGTGTGgagagtgtgggaagagctttagccGAAGCTCTCATCTGCTCCG ccaccagcacatccacactggagaacggccctacacctgtgggaaatgtgggaagagcttcagtgacagctccaacctccgcagtcaccagcgcatccacactggagaacggccctacacatgtggggaatgtgggaagagcttcagggagaGCTCCACCCTCCATgtccaccagcgcatccacaccggggaaaggccctacaagtgcttggattgtgggaagaggtttcagaccagctcataTCTCCTGAAGCACAAGCAGGCACATACAGGGAAGTGGGCCTTCCACTGCACTGACTGTGGGAAGGGGTTCAACCAGAACTCCAaccttgtcacccaccagcacatccacaccgggcagaggccctacaagtgtggggagtgtgggaagagctttccCCAGAGCTGTCacttgaccagacaccaacggacccaccgaTAA